A single region of the Triticum dicoccoides isolate Atlit2015 ecotype Zavitan chromosome 2B, WEW_v2.0, whole genome shotgun sequence genome encodes:
- the LOC119367944 gene encoding protein THYLAKOID ASSEMBLY 8, chloroplastic-like, giving the protein MLSSSLAFSPHHLAPSPSAVRRSTSSTITMRDRGKNRKPMQRGRYLSTEAIQAVQSLKRATLSGAPAGGAVATDPKLRRLLKADMVAVFRELAAQGEAHLALKVFEEIRKEHWYKPRLFWYVDLITVLASKELRSEVGKACSYLKREQLEPDTDGFNLLLKTLLDAEFTQLTMDCFRLMKLWDSEPDRITYIILVKGLESLGEMDLSAKMRLEAESDYGDLWDFFDEEEAI; this is encoded by the exons ATGCTCTCCTCGTCGCTCGCCTTCTCACCCCACCACCTAGCCCCTTCCCCCTCTGCTGTTCGCCGGAGCACATCTTCCACCATCACGATGCGGGACCGGGGCAAGAACCGGAAGCCGATGCAGCGGGGGCGCTACCTCAGCACCGAGGCCATCCAGGCCGTCCAGTCGCTCAAGCGCGCCACCCTCTCTGGAGCACCCGCCGGCGGCGCCGTCGCGACGGACCCCAAGCTGCGGCGGCTGCTGAAGGCCGACATGGTCGCCGTCTTCCGCGAGCTCGCGGCGCAGGGCGAGGCCCACCTGGCACTCAAG GTCTTTGAGGAGATTCGAAAGGAGCACTGGTACAAACCTAGGTTGTTCTGGTATGTTGATCTTATTACAGTGCTTGCTAGCAAAGAATTGAGGTCCGAGGTTGGCAAAGCCTGTTCGTATCTGAAGAGGGAACAATTGGAACCCGACACGGATGGTTTCAATCTGCTTCTGAAGACACTCTTAGATGCTGAGTTCACACAATTAACAATGGACTGCTTCCGTCTTATGAAACTATGGGACAGTGAACCTGATAGGATAACATACATAATACTGGTCAAGGGTCTTGAATCCCTAGGAGAGATGGATCTATCTGCTAAGATGAGGTTGGAAGCAGAAAGTGACTATGGAGACCTCTGGGACTTCTTTGACGAAGAGGAGGCGATTTAG